tgattaataaacaaaaattaaatgcaTCACAGAGTGCAAAAAAAAACCCAGATTCTACAAATCTTACCTCTCAAAACACAACCATACCAAATAGATGCTGCTCTTCCGACTTGAACATCCCCAATGATAGACGCACTGGGAGCCACAAATGCATCCTTATCAACCACAGGAGCTTTATCAAATACGTTCATGAGTGTTCGATGTCTAGACACTAAAAAAACGGAATTACCGAATTAATATACAATTGAACCCAATGTACTCTTCAATCTCAAAAAACAAGAAGTTACATTATGATAAAACAACTCTAAATTACGCAAGACCACCAAAAGCATTAGCATCAGAAGCTATTGGTTTAGGCAATGCACAAGCGGGGAACACGAATAGATAATTTCAGATGCTATAAAGAGAAGTGTTCACAGAGGAAATTGGCACGGGATCTaaccatctagggttttgaaaaaTGAGGAGCTTACATTGTTCTTGGAAGTAATAGTTGCCCTGGAGGCGGCAGCCGAGACGATCGAGGGCCTGGCCGGTCTCGCGAATCCAGAATCCGACGGAGTATATAGCTCTGCCTAGGGTCCCCATCTTCTTGTCGATCGGTTGGTTAGTCCTGTGAGGCTTCAACTAATCACCACTACACTATGCTGTGATGGGAATGGCGGAGGTACGGGAGATATGGTGGAATTTTCAAGAGAAATGGGAGGGCAAAATGGGGATTTCGCTATACAGAATTACCAAGGTGCCCCTGATTGGCGTTTCGACTGGTAAAATAGGACACGCGTCACTCAGCAAGGAGAAGGGCAAAAAATCCAAAGACAATAGCACAAGGCAAAGTTTTCGTTTCCAATAAACGGAGTTAACCTGTAAATTTTCTAGCATTCAACAAGAAATCCAGAAGGAAGAGAAGCAAGAAACAAGAGCTTGCTTGGGTACCCATTGTAGATTTCTTTTACCAATTTTATAGCTTTATTTGGATCTGTACGGTGCTGGGCCTAGTCCTGATTGCGACATTTCTGAAAGGTTAGCTTTGATTTCTAGCTTGGTTTTGTTTGTTTACTGATTCTTTTGATATCAAACTAGATCATACTGATCAACTTAATTAGGAAAATTAGAAACCGAATCTAGCGGTTTGATGCATTTTATTtcctattatattaattaaatgagtGGGTGGAGAAAATGGGGGCTTGTTAATGTGTTGTTTGGTTACTTAGAAAACATatgaaagaagaaaataaaggaaACAGTTAGATGCTTGAAAATTCGGATTATTCAGTGTAATTTATGGAAGAAATGGAAGCATACCTAAACCTTGTGCTCCACATGAGATTTATTTCTTGGTGAAGAACATAGGTAGCTTGATATGGGCATTGTAAAATCAATTATTGTTTGGCGTCCTCTTGTTTCAGATGGTATGTTTGGTTTCTTAATTGTGCAATGGAAATGAAAAGATATTTTAGCAgacgaaaagaaaagaaaaaattacatTGTTTGGTAGGTGTGGATAGGAAATACATAAGTTTGTAAAGTCTATTTTTACCGTTATACCCTCGCCATGTAGCATTTGTAATTGATATGGTGTCAATTATATGTTTACAGCCTCTATAATCTTTCTTGGATATGAAGTGTATTTTTGCTCTTACACCCTTGTCACTAAGCCTCTCTTTCTCCAAATTGAGAGGAAGTTTTTTTGAGGTTTAGAAGGGAATTAAGAAATCTAATTTTCATTATTTCCCATCATTTACTTTCTTTGTCCACTTTCCTCAGAGCAATAAAAGTGTTGGTTTTGGTTCCTTTTTGGTGTACAGGAGAATTACAAGGTAATAATCCATGGAAGGCGCCGGAGGTGATACTGCCTCCACTGTGGCACCTCTTGCCAAGTGGAGAAAAGATTTCTCAAGGGCATTCCAGTACTATCTGGATCGATCAACACCTCATACGGTGCAAAGATGGCTGGGAACTCTTGTAGCTGCAGCCATATATATGTTGCGAGTTTACTGTGTTCAAGGTTTTTACATTGTCTCATATGGCCTCGGAATTTATATCTTGAATTTGTTGATTGGGTTTCTATCACCAAAGGTTGATCCTGAACTTGAAGTTTTGGATGGAGCTTCTTTGCCAACAAAAGAATCAGATGAGTTCAGGCCTTTCATTCGCCGCCTTCCTGAGTTTAAGTTCTGGTAATTGATCAATTTATTATGCAACTTTTAGCCTGATGAATCATTCTgctcatttagtttcattaaGTTGTCTTTGAGCATAGTCATCAAGTAGGTAATAAAGTTAAACTTCTAATTGCTTGTACTTCAGGGGCTGCAGTCCAACACTATCACTTGTTAAAAGCAGTGAGAAACCTGTAATTTGTAGTCTGAGACTCTCAGTTGTTTTTCATGTTGGTGGAACTTAGAGAACATGTATTTGACAACTGTTTATCATTATTGGTTTGCTGTGGGCTTTATTTCTAGGAGTTTTTGGTTTAAAATGATGTTCTTGCTTTGTAAACGAGGATATCATTTGCTTATCCCAAGTCCTGACTCTTGAAGCTTAGGACGAAGCCTAAGAATGCCAATTGAAATTATGGATGGCATGAAAGATTATGTAAGAAAAGACACTGTTCTAGGTAAGTTTGTCACAAGTAGGATATATCACATGGTATTTGCTTGGTAAAGCCATGTCCTTATTCAGAGTACTTAGGGGAATTACATTGTGCTTCAGTGATTGTGTATAATATTACCATCTGCCTGtcactatttttattttcagaatAGCATTTCTATGAATTCTGGATGCAAAATGAATTGTTCTTTTCGTTCTGGTTTCAGGTATTCCATCACCAAGGCCTTCTGCGTAGCTTTCCTAATGACCTTTTTTTCTGTGTTTGACGTTCCTGTCTTTTGGCCGATATTGCTTTGCTATTGGATTGTACTGTTTATCCTCACAATGAAGCGCCAAATCATGCACATGATTAAGTACAAATACATTCCATTTAGTTTTGGAAAGCAGGTGAGATCTTGGAAAGTTTGAGCCATTACTGCCCCTTTTGCCACCATCTTGAATCCATTCTCAATCTTTCTGAAAGTTTGGTGTCAATTGATCATTGCTACCTATTgttcttccttctttctttctttcaactAAACCCTACTTTCTCATTGATTATTGACAGAAATATTCTGGGACCAAGTCTGCTGCAGGTAGCAGTGGTATAACGAAGGACTGAACTATTTTCTGGAGCCTTTTCAAACCTTCAGCTTATGGGTTTTGGATAAATTGCTTGTTTACTTCTTGAAGACATGCAAAATTCATACAGGTTGAAGATTCACTTTTGTTTTGTATTCATTAGAAGATGTTACTTGAATGCTTTCAGATGCACACATTTTTTATTTGGGCCATCATGTTTCTTTATACACACTTTTTTTCTTCCTGAATTTCTTCtctattctattttttaaaaggaaTCTAATCTTGTACATGATCAGTTGCCATATTATGTCTAGTGTTTTGAGGTTGTTTGAGCTGTCAGTTTGTATAAATGGACAATGGCAGGGCCCAtcattcttttaaaaattttcaatctaCAATCTCACTTCTCTCCCGTTTTCGCTCTATTGATTCTTCGGGTTATTCTGTTTATAGCAAAAGATTGATAATCTGAGATTTAGGGAAAATAGGATTGTTAATTTAAATTGTTTATAGAAtggaataattaaatttagtttcTATCTGGTTTTAAATCAttgaagagaaaaataattatcagttgataaatttttatattgaaatCAGATTAGATACAcctttctgaaaaaaaaaaaaattaaaaatgataaattattgtattttaatttttcaaatcgaATGATTTTGACGGGTAAACTCacattcttatttaaaaaatatgagtaattttaaaagtatgaaaaaattgattgaacACTTCCGAGGTTActgtcaaaataaaaatatttttaaaaaatacataaagtAAACGGGTGtataataatttctaaaatccaaattaaaaagttattttaactctcaattttatatttatttcattaataataatttctaaaatccAAATTAACTATAAGCACAGTACTTTTAAcactttttgcttaaaaaaaaaatacaaacgtAAAAAATTTACCttaattatttcttttcctACCTTTAAATCTTAGTAGAAAGTGGCTAGAAAATGGATTTTCACAATACgttcatataatattttttggtACACCGGGTTAAGTTAATATGTAGCGTATAAGTTAAAgttgtaaataaaataattgtaaattaaatAAGTAATATGACTTTAAGGATAATATATTCAACCTAAAAGAAAATACATGTTGAATAAATTGATAatcttaagaaaaaaaaaatataggtaTATGCAgattttagtattatttaataatttaaaattgagattataagagaaattaattaatatttattggtGATATTCTGAGATCTAGAAAATAGGTTTACAGATTGTGTAAGGTTAGACGGAGAAAAAGACGTTTCTCctcttttattcctttttcttttgtccgTTAGTGACATTTAACTGCCTCTCTACTATAGTGTCACCTGTTTCTGTCACTTTTTCCACGCTAGGTGGCTATTTAATTCTTTCGATGGACATGCGGGCAGGGCTGCAAAATAGCTGAGTTTGCTCCCCTATCTCTTGTCACGTCATCAGGCTAAACTTCCTTCAGATGGACCTGTGTGCGTGTCCTACCCGGCCTGCTTTTCATCACCGGACTAAATCGTGTCCGTGGGGCTGATTTGTTTTGAGAAATGTCTGGTGGGCCTTGTATCTGCATTCTTCTTTAAGGCTTGACCGTCAGATATAAAAAGTCCAGCAGTCATGATATACTATATCATCAAGTAAAGGTGATATATCTACCTAATAATGATATAACAAATCattacataatttaaaattaatcatcaAACACATAATAgtttaacaattttaattttattttttaataaagttaTTGACGTGTCTTATTATGATTGATTAGATATATCTCCTCAACTTTaacataatattttgggtagaTATGGTGATATTCCGAATTTATAcgataatattttattcattggtttattgaatattttttcTAATATCAACAGAGTAATTTTTATCTACACCCAATTGTTTAAATCAATCGTTGAATAACTCTTATTTTACATGATTTTACGTTTTTATTTTTGGTATGAATAAAAGTTTTCCTTTATAAATATAGCTGATTCGGCAAATagagaaatatttatttagattgGATCTAGGTAAATTTGTACCATGATTCTATACCACGAGGCAACATAATTCCGGCCTGGGCAAAAACTTCCCATAAGCACCGTTATCTTAGCTTCAACTTTTACGGTAAAATCCGGATGTTTGCTTCGAGTTTACTCTGCATATCACAGATGCTGATCTCAAAGTCATCATATGGGTTGGCTAAGTTTACCACGTAGCAAAGTTTCTCATGAAAAAGTGAAGTCCATAACCAAACGTTGGAAGTCATAATCATTCTCAAGTAACACCTACAAGTACTCCATTAGTATGAAACACAAAGGACAAAAAGAAGATGCAGTAGAAGAAAGGCAGGCAGGCTCCTCAACTAACCAGCAACGTCGCTCTTCATTCATTGACCTGGCCCATGGAGATGCCAGATGGGAATGTCTAAATCATTCACCAACTGGGATAACAACTCTCCAACAACTGAACCTTAACAAACATCTTATATTTATACTTTTTACAACTTGATTACTTCAATCTACCAagacaattaaaaatattaaacaagTTTGAGTACTTCTCAAGTGTTTTTATAATCATAACAACGTTTCTCAAACATGGCCAGCTAATGTATGCAagctctcctcctcctccttatacttttcttctctctctctctctcataacAGTATCAAGTGGTGTCACTTTCCTTCAACAAATGAGTGAGAGAACTTTTGTAGTGATATTCTTCTTCTGGGCTGTTCTCACAATCCTCACCCCTACGCTCATTCTCTTATCAGAATCTTCAAAACCTGCCTTGTATTCCAATGGTAAGTAGATGAGCAACAGCCACCTACTTGCCTTTTTCAGTTTGGCATGTATAGTATATGAGACTTATAAAATGTTTGGATATGTTCTTTTGATTCTCTTATTGCAGTTGATAAAATCACAGCAGTGACAAATGACAGGAGAATGATGGTATATGCAGAGAAGCAACCCAGAAGAGAACTCATACCTTCAGCTCCAATGGAGGCACCAATGGCTGCTCCAGTTCCAGAACTTGTTTCGGAGACAAGATGGTCTACTTTGAGAAGAATTTTTAAGAAGAAATGAGAGTAATAATATTTGAGAGCTGCACATCACGTCTAtacagtttttctttttctttttttcaaattcTTCATGATTTATACGGCCTTTTGATGTACTCCGGTCGTTAATGGAAGTGAAAGACAgagatatatgtatatatatatatatatatacaagtgCTAAATAAATAACAGTCACATCAGAAAGCTTCTTGTTTTGTAAATGAAGTTATGAAGCTTTGCTAACTGGCGAACACAAGAAAGAGAGAGCTTTGTAAATGTCAATGGCTGATCTTAAAGTTGGCATTATCTCTCTTAATAAAGAGTGGTTGATTTTCAAACCAACATTAAATAGAATTTAAGAAGATGCAAGAATGGATGATGATGTCGTGAAATCCAATAGACGGTAGACTCAATATATGTATTTATGAACTTGTGTAGCTAATTcatgcttttctttttttattcctttccattttattttctaGTAACGTGTAACTGCCGTTTTGCTATAGTACATTCTGTCAACATCACGCTAGGCAGTACGTACGGATGTACGGATGTACTGTGTCCTTTATCAACTTCAAACTGTTATTTAATTTCCTCCGATACCATGTGGACACGATCCCGAATGTATAGGGGTCTGTTGCCCCACTGACCTATCAAGTCAGTTGAGTTGGATCTCCCTTCAATGGGCCCGAATCCTGCTCTGTCTGGCCTATTTGTCTGAAGTCGGGGCCGCAAACTAGTGGATGGACCCGCGTAGCGGGATTTGATGAGGCTATGGTCAGGCCTTCCTACATGGGTTTAGCTGTGGTCATGGTATTCGAGACCCAATAGTTATCAAGTGTCCCTTTACCCGCTCATTAATTATTCCATGATTAATGAGGGAATAAATCTCGAAACTTCAATTATTACTGTGCAGCTCTAGGAGTGCTTTTATCAAAACGTCTTCTTTCCACCTTTATCTATTTCAAATTCGCACTTTTGATTTCACTCACAGTTCTTCCTCTTGCGCTGCCTCTGCTATCTTGCTCTCCTTCTTCTCTGTAATCTCTGCTTTCTCAGTTTGAGGTACGTCTTACTTTTCTCATGACTTCAGTTAGAATCCCCGATATCGTGGGTCTGGTGTTCTCCATTACCCCTTCTTTCCTTTCTAATTTCTTCTCTAACAACTACGTTGATACCACGATTTATAGGATTAGGGCTCCCCTTCTTAATGAAAGGATTGTCCTTCCCAATTCACCTCCTGTGGGCTTAATAGACGCCAAGCAAGAGTGCAGCTTGGTCTTCTTTGTCAAGCAGCGTGATTTCGAGCTGAcctttccttttacccctttctttattgaggtctttTGTCACTTCAAAGTGACTCCCCGTATGTTGTCTCCCAATTTCATTTTGTTTATATGTTGTTTTGAGTCCATTTGTCTGTATTGGGATTTTTCCCTCTCTATCGCTTTGTTCTCCACCTTTTTTCGCCTCGTCATATCTAACCACAGGTTCTACTACTTTGATCCTCGGGCAGGATTATCCATCTTTACCCGGTACAAGAATTCGATAAAAGACTGGGCTGAGACCTTTGTAGTAGTCGAGCTAAAAGAGAGCTCGGGAATCAACTGGAATATTGATCTCTCTTG
The sequence above is a segment of the Manihot esculenta cultivar AM560-2 chromosome 5, M.esculenta_v8, whole genome shotgun sequence genome. Coding sequences within it:
- the LOC110615759 gene encoding protein RER1B, which translates into the protein MEGAGGDTASTVAPLAKWRKDFSRAFQYYLDRSTPHTVQRWLGTLVAAAIYMLRVYCVQGFYIVSYGLGIYILNLLIGFLSPKVDPELEVLDGASLPTKESDEFRPFIRRLPEFKFWYSITKAFCVAFLMTFFSVFDVPVFWPILLCYWIVLFILTMKRQIMHMIKYKYIPFSFGKQKYSGTKSAAGSSGITKD
- the LOC110615760 gene encoding uncharacterized protein LOC110615760 — protein: MYASSPPPPYTFLLSLSLITVSSGVTFLQQMSERTFVVIFFFWAVLTILTPTLILLSESSKPALYSNVDKITAVTNDRRMMVYAEKQPRRELIPSAPMEAPMAAPVPELVSETRWSTLRRIFKKK